From the genome of Blautia pseudococcoides, one region includes:
- a CDS encoding AraC family transcriptional regulator, which produces MPYQYEKVRETNGLPAKFMLSQCTDLTIPAHWHDYLEVLYMMEGELTAVVQAGSYLLTPGDLMIINSKELHMTRANGSVSYILLQISAEQLQNFLPSGTNLHFQTMISPRAHTEGFSNLRLCLEQMLDAYTYQENGYQFFFAANLYEFLYHLYKNYCSLSPAAPEVRTNRDLERVTQVMDWVRDHFQKPLTLDDAAASLAVSREYFCRLFKRYTGQTFLEYLNSVRTMHLYDDLKNTDESITVLMERNGISNYKVFMRTFKKLYGDTPQRIRSGNREYFSPELPS; this is translated from the coding sequence ATGCCGTACCAATATGAGAAAGTCCGGGAGACAAATGGTCTGCCTGCAAAATTTATGCTGTCCCAATGTACAGACCTGACCATTCCTGCCCACTGGCATGATTATCTGGAGGTTTTATATATGATGGAAGGGGAACTGACCGCGGTTGTGCAGGCGGGTTCCTATCTGCTCACCCCCGGCGATCTGATGATAATCAACAGTAAAGAACTCCATATGACCCGGGCCAATGGCTCAGTTTCTTATATCCTGCTGCAGATTTCTGCCGAACAGCTCCAAAATTTCCTGCCCTCCGGCACAAACCTGCACTTTCAGACAATGATCTCACCGAGAGCGCATACGGAAGGCTTTTCAAACCTCCGTCTGTGCCTGGAGCAGATGCTGGATGCCTATACTTATCAGGAAAATGGCTATCAGTTCTTCTTTGCTGCCAATCTCTATGAATTTTTGTACCACTTGTATAAGAATTACTGTTCCCTCTCCCCCGCTGCGCCGGAAGTAAGAACTAACAGAGATTTAGAGCGGGTTACCCAGGTTATGGACTGGGTCCGGGACCATTTTCAAAAACCGCTGACACTGGATGACGCCGCCGCAAGCCTTGCCGTGAGCCGTGAATATTTCTGCCGTCTGTTTAAAAGATACACAGGACAGACCTTTCTGGAGTATCTGAATTCTGTCCGCACCATGCATTTATATGATGATTTGAAAAATACGGATGAAAGTATCACTGTACTGATGGAAAGAAACGGAATCAGCAATTATAAAGTTTTTATGCGCACCTTTAAGAAGCTGTATGGTGATACACCTCAGAGAATACGAAGCGGAAACAGGGAATATTTTTCTCCGGAACTGCCATCCTAA
- a CDS encoding glycoside hydrolase family 3 protein, whose product MQLKKKTFTGTTSNEVTVRETENRKTARQAAAEGFVLLKNQEHILPLKKGIKLGLYGAGAVKTIKGGTGSGDVNERECINICQGLKNAGYEITSDAWLEAYASLYEETRLKWRDEILGKLKAYHDNFFEAYSTTPFFMPCGNPVDMEKASADGADTAIYVLSRIAGENADRHDTEGDYFISAEEKALIAQLSKAYNSLVLVINTGGLVDLAFAEEFDNIKAVLQFVQAGQEGGNAFADVISGKAAPSGKLADTWALAYKDYPNSDTFSFKNGDVNTEKYQEGIYVGYRYFDTFDVPVRYPFGYGLSYTDFSISTRDVKAINTENGKPEIAVTVEVNNTGDTYCGKEVVQIYVSCPQGKLEKEYRRLAGFAKTEELKPGETCRMTITFPVYQLASFSEEKAAWILEQGTYGIWVGNSIQDAELACSLCLNQDALLVQCQHICPLKEELTELVPDREKMKAKEAAWLELAAGLPSVQIHAEKIAKETVVYAELPKHFNGRAGEIVESLSEEQLVQMACGDPGKGQDAVIGSAGITVPGAAAETSSAASKDPWNLPSMALADGPAGLRLNQKYQVVDGEIVPENFMKSIEKGFFAEPSEEKGTAYYQYCTAIPVGTLLAQTWNAELVKEVGEMIGKEMELFQVTLWLAPGMNIHRNPLCGRNFEYYSEDPLLSGMMASAMTLGVQKVPGCGTTIKHFACNNQEDNRMGSDSVLSERALREIYLKGFEIAVKNSQPMSIMTSYNMINGVHAANCYDICTRAARDEWGFAGAVMTDWTTTFASPRGECTAAGCIRAGNDMVMPGIPKDHENIRQELQAGTLDIRELRRCICNTVKLILQSNQYEDAVSYLEQFEGLDTYLKAEKF is encoded by the coding sequence ATGCAGTTAAAAAAGAAAACATTTACGGGAACAACTTCAAATGAAGTGACGGTAAGAGAGACTGAAAACAGAAAAACGGCCCGCCAGGCAGCAGCAGAAGGATTTGTCCTTCTGAAAAACCAGGAGCATATCCTGCCTTTAAAAAAAGGTATAAAGCTTGGCCTGTACGGGGCAGGTGCTGTGAAGACAATAAAGGGCGGTACAGGCTCCGGTGACGTAAACGAGAGAGAATGCATCAACATCTGCCAGGGCTTAAAAAATGCCGGGTATGAGATTACCAGCGATGCCTGGCTGGAGGCCTATGCATCTCTCTATGAGGAGACACGGCTTAAATGGCGGGATGAAATTTTAGGAAAACTGAAAGCATACCATGACAATTTCTTTGAGGCATACTCCACAACTCCCTTTTTCATGCCCTGCGGAAATCCGGTTGATATGGAGAAGGCTTCTGCAGACGGTGCGGACACGGCAATCTATGTGCTGAGCCGTATTGCAGGTGAAAATGCGGACCGCCATGATACAGAGGGGGATTATTTCATTTCCGCTGAGGAAAAAGCGCTGATCGCCCAGTTGTCAAAAGCATATAACTCCCTGGTGCTGGTCATCAACACAGGAGGCCTTGTGGATCTGGCATTTGCGGAGGAATTTGACAATATTAAAGCTGTTCTCCAGTTTGTACAGGCAGGACAGGAGGGGGGAAACGCTTTCGCGGATGTGATATCCGGCAAAGCAGCACCAAGCGGCAAACTGGCGGATACATGGGCTCTTGCTTATAAAGATTATCCCAACAGTGATACGTTCAGCTTTAAAAACGGGGACGTGAATACAGAAAAATACCAGGAAGGCATTTATGTGGGATACCGTTATTTTGATACTTTTGACGTGCCCGTGCGCTATCCTTTTGGTTATGGACTGTCTTATACAGACTTTTCAATCAGCACAAGGGATGTAAAAGCAATAAATACAGAAAACGGCAAACCGGAGATCGCGGTAACTGTGGAGGTGAACAACACGGGAGATACATACTGTGGAAAGGAAGTTGTGCAGATTTATGTTTCCTGCCCCCAGGGGAAGCTGGAAAAAGAGTACCGCCGCCTTGCCGGATTTGCCAAGACAGAGGAATTAAAACCGGGAGAAACCTGCCGCATGACCATTACCTTCCCAGTCTATCAGCTCGCTTCCTTTAGTGAGGAAAAAGCAGCCTGGATCCTGGAACAAGGAACATATGGTATCTGGGTCGGAAATTCCATTCAGGACGCGGAGCTGGCCTGCAGTCTATGCCTGAACCAGGATGCTCTTCTGGTACAGTGCCAGCATATCTGTCCTCTGAAAGAGGAGTTGACGGAACTGGTACCGGACAGGGAGAAGATGAAAGCGAAGGAGGCCGCCTGGCTTGAGCTGGCAGCAGGACTTCCCTCTGTACAGATTCATGCGGAAAAAATTGCGAAAGAAACGGTGGTATATGCGGAACTGCCCAAACATTTTAATGGCAGGGCAGGCGAAATTGTGGAATCTCTTTCCGAAGAACAGCTTGTGCAGATGGCTTGCGGAGACCCGGGGAAAGGCCAGGACGCTGTTATTGGTTCCGCGGGAATCACTGTACCGGGAGCAGCGGCTGAGACTTCTTCCGCTGCATCCAAAGACCCCTGGAATCTGCCGTCCATGGCTCTGGCAGACGGCCCTGCGGGGCTGCGCCTGAACCAAAAATACCAGGTGGTAGACGGGGAAATTGTGCCCGAGAATTTCATGAAATCCATAGAGAAGGGCTTTTTTGCAGAGCCGTCCGAGGAGAAGGGAACTGCTTACTATCAGTATTGTACAGCAATTCCGGTGGGGACACTGCTTGCCCAGACCTGGAATGCGGAACTTGTAAAAGAAGTGGGCGAGATGATAGGAAAAGAGATGGAGCTTTTCCAGGTGACGTTATGGCTTGCTCCGGGTATGAATATCCACAGAAATCCGCTTTGCGGCAGGAATTTTGAATACTATTCCGAAGATCCGCTGTTGTCAGGCATGATGGCTTCTGCCATGACTCTTGGCGTGCAGAAGGTGCCGGGATGCGGGACTACGATCAAACATTTTGCCTGCAACAATCAGGAGGATAACCGTATGGGGTCTGACTCCGTGCTGTCCGAACGGGCTTTGCGGGAGATTTATCTGAAGGGATTTGAGATTGCAGTGAAGAATTCCCAGCCCATGTCCATTATGACATCTTATAATATGATCAACGGTGTACACGCTGCCAACTGCTATGATATCTGTACCAGGGCAGCCAGGGACGAATGGGGCTTCGCGGGAGCTGTCATGACAGACTGGACAACCACCTTTGCGTCTCCCAGAGGGGAGTGTACAGCCGCCGGCTGTATACGTGCAGGCAATGATATGGTAATGCCGGGGATTCCAAAAGACCATGAGAATATCCGCCAGGAACTGCAGGCAGGGACACTGGATATCCGGGAATTGAGACGCTGTATCTGCAATACAGTGAAGCTGATTCTGCAGTCTAACCAGTATGAGGACGCGGTCAGCTACCTGGAGCAGTTTGAAGGTCTGGATACTTACCTGAAAGCAGAAAAATTTTAA